The genomic segment CGCGTATGATCCGCTATGCCCTGAAATGCGAACACCACCATGAGTTCGAGGCGTGGTTTTCCAATTCAACCGCCTTCGATGAGCAGAAGGCGCGGGCGCTGATCGAGTGTCCGCACTGCGGCAGCGTCCAAGTCGAAAAGGCGATCATGGCCCCGATGGTGCGCACCTCTGAGGCCGTCGAAAGCCGTCAGTCGGATATGCGCAAGGCCGTGGCTGAGGCCATGCACCGCGTGCGCACCCATGTGGAGCAGAATTTCGACTATGTGGGCGACAGCTTTGCCCGCGAAGCCCGTGACATGCACGAAGGCCTGGCGCCCGAACGCCCTATCTATGGCGAGGCCAGCCGCGACGAGGTGCGTGAACTGATCGACGACGGCATTCCGGTCGCGCCTCTGCCTATACCCGCCGGCGAAGCCCCCAAGCCTAAGACGCTGAACTAATCTCCGCCTCGTGGAGGCACAACAGTTAGGCGGGGTTAACGCTTTTTTGGCCGGGCTCTTGCATAAGGGGAGGCGAAGGAGCCGCCATGAAACACCTTGCGCTGATCGCCATTCTGCTGACGACGCCTGTTATGGCGGCGACACCGGCCGTCAATCCGCTGTCGAAAGAGCCCTTTTATGCGGCTATCGTCCGGGATGCGGTCACGCTGAAGGCGCGGACCGTGCGTATGGCCCAAAACCCGTCCCTGACGCTTCTGACCT from the Asticcacaulis excentricus genome contains:
- a CDS encoding DUF1178 family protein; this translates as MIRYALKCEHHHEFEAWFSNSTAFDEQKARALIECPHCGSVQVEKAIMAPMVRTSEAVESRQSDMRKAVAEAMHRVRTHVEQNFDYVGDSFAREARDMHEGLAPERPIYGEASRDEVRELIDDGIPVAPLPIPAGEAPKPKTLN